In Musa acuminata AAA Group cultivar baxijiao chromosome BXJ2-8, Cavendish_Baxijiao_AAA, whole genome shotgun sequence, one genomic interval encodes:
- the LOC135619496 gene encoding protein TIC 40, chloroplastic-like, which yields MDNLVLLSKFSVPVAAPNLCEIPNRRRAAGSSLSPLRAGRGRRVGNGGRRPGFVFLALKNGSSDRALSDAGHQKLKTHVFGSVSSSSNKELTTSSGVAPPLVPSSPSSIGSPLFWVGVGVGLSVIFQVVAEKLKRHALQQAFKTMMDQAAPQGGQFNNPSFGPGLPFPFPSTVSSPPTASTLSTAHVSSQQPVTVDIPATKVESTSTSEIGDETQLEEAKPKKAAFVDVSPEELLQSDPSYLKESIKAGPVETQSVKEVPSNGTVKQDGSAPNGQSQSRKSPSPLSVEALEKMMEDPTVQKMVYPYLPEEMRNPETFKWMMQNPQFRQQMQDMLSNMGGNNEWDNRLTESLKNFNLSSPEIKQQFEQVGLTPEEVISKIMENPDVAMAFQNPKVQAAILDCSQNPLSIAKYQNDKEVMDVFTKISELFPGVSGYP from the exons ATGGATAATCTCGTCCTCCTCTCCAAATTCTCCGTCCCCGTAGCGGCTCCAAATCTTTGCGAGATCCCAAACAGGCGGCGAGCGGCTGGTTCTTCTCTTTCCCCGCTCCGTGCGGGACGCGGCAGACGAGTCGGAAACGGTGGGAGACGTCCCGGGTTCGTTTTCTTAGCCCTGAAGAATGGAAGCAGCGATCGAGCCCTATCTGATGCTG GCCATCAAAAACTCAAGACACATGTTTTTGGAAGTGTCTCATCTTCAAGCAACAAAGAGCTGACAACTAGTAGTGGAGTAGCACCACCTCTGGTCCCTTCATCACCGTCATCCAT CGGTTCACCCCTGTTTTGGGTTGGAGTTGGAGTTGGTCTATCAGTAATATTCCAAGTG GTGGCGGAAAAATTAAAG AGACATGCACTTCAACAAGCTTTCAAGACAATGATGGATCAAGCAGCACCTCAAGGTGGACAATTCAATAATCCTTCCTTTGGACCAGGCTTGCCTTTCCCGTTTCCTTCTACAGTATCATCACCTCCTACTGCATCAACTCTGTCAACGGCACATGTTTCTTCCCAGCAGCCTGTTACAGTAGACATTCCAGCCACAAAAGTGGAATCAACTTCAACGTCTGAAATTGGAGATGAAACTCAATTAGAAGAGGCAAAACCAAAAAAAGCTG cttttgtgGATGTTTCTCCAGAAGAACTATTGCAAAGTGATCCTTCTTATCTAAAAGAGTCCATAAAGGCAGGTCCAGTGGAGACTCAGTCCGTGAAGGAA GTTCCATCAAATGGAACTGTTAAGCAGGACGGAAGTGCTCCAAATGGACAATCCCAATCTC GGAAGTCACCATCTCCCTTGTCAGTTGAAGCATTAGAGAAAATGATGGAAGATCCAACTGTGCAGAAAATGGTTTACCC CTATTTACCTGAAGAAATGAGGAACCCAGAGACTTTCAAGT GGATGATGCAAAATCCACAATTTCGCCAGCAAATGCAAGATATGCT AAGCAACATGGGTGGCAATAATGAATGGGACAACCGACTGACTGAGTCCTTGAAAAATTTTAATCTTAGCAGTCCTGAGATCAAACAGCAATTTG AACAGGTAGGCCTCACTCCAGAAGAAGTTATATCTAAAATAATGGAAAATCCTGATGTTGCTATGGCATTTCAAAATCCTAAAGTGCAAGCTGCCATCTTAGAT TGCTCACAAAATCCACTTAGCATTGCAAAATATCAGAATGACAAGGAG GTTATGGATGTGTTCACCAAGATATCGGAACTCTTTCCTGGTGTATCGGGTTACCCATGA
- the LOC103994757 gene encoding auxin-responsive protein IAA27-like: MEDENGHFTPTMFVKVHKQGCAIARKINLKAHDNYESLRRALEEMSRNFLSNPYHPYIQSEEAQNEEVDTGDLVILYENHQGNRMLITDAAWEVFINTARRLYIVKNPEAAVTGKVVVEEELLISSSQVMFGGCFMYYGGESSSS; this comes from the exons ATGGAGGACGAGAATGGCCATTTCACGCCGACGATGTTCGTGAAAGTGCACAAGCAAGGATGCGCCATTGCGAGGAAGATCAACTTGAAAGCTCATGACAACTATGAATCGCTCCGTCGTGCTCTCGAGGAGATGTCTCGCAACTTCCTCTCGA ATCCTTATCATCCATATATCCAATCAGAGGAAGCGCAGAACGAGGAGGTCGATACTGGTGACTTGGTAATTCTTTACGAGAACCACCAAGGCAACCGAATGCTCATTACTGATGCTGCCTGGGA GGTGTTCATCAACACAGCGAGAAGGCTTTACATCGTCAAGAATCCAGAAGCTGCAGTAACCGGcaaggtggtggtggaggaggaactACTCATCTCTTCATCTCAAGTTATGTTCGGTGGATGTTTTATGTACTACGGAGGAGAGTCGAGCAGCAGCTGA